The following coding sequences are from one Caminibacter pacificus window:
- the tgt gene encoding tRNA guanosine(34) transglycosylase Tgt, with translation MDFKIDAVDNKARACTIKTAHSEIKTPIFMPVGTAAAVKSLDAIDMTEILDAPIILGNTYHLYLRPGDEVIAKLGGLHGFSGYKRSFLTDSGGFQAFSLGNNVKFTDEGIWFKSHIDGSKHFFSPEKVIDIEYNLNSDIMMVLDDLIPLPNTKERIKKSIERTTQWAYRSLVHHVKKGKKNNLFAIIQGGTDFEFRKISAESLVSLEYEGHTFDGFAIGGLSVGEENQLMYDTIEATTPYMPEDKPRYLMGVGTPEDIIEAIDRGVDMFDCVMPTRNARNGYLFTSFGTLRIKNAQYKLDDSPIDPECDCYTCKNFSRAYLNHLFKAKELTYFRLASIHNLHYYLNLVKKARKAIIEGRFKEFKKEFYSKRQ, from the coding sequence ATGGACTTTAAAATAGACGCCGTGGATAATAAAGCAAGAGCGTGTACGATAAAAACAGCTCACAGCGAGATAAAAACTCCTATTTTTATGCCAGTAGGCACCGCAGCCGCCGTAAAAAGTCTTGATGCTATAGATATGACCGAAATTTTAGACGCTCCTATTATTTTGGGAAATACGTATCATTTATATTTGCGCCCCGGTGATGAGGTTATTGCAAAACTTGGAGGGCTTCACGGATTTAGCGGATATAAAAGAAGCTTTTTGACCGATAGCGGAGGGTTTCAGGCATTTAGTTTGGGAAATAACGTCAAATTTACAGATGAGGGGATTTGGTTCAAAAGCCATATCGACGGCTCTAAACATTTCTTTTCTCCCGAAAAAGTTATCGATATCGAATATAACCTTAATAGCGATATTATGATGGTACTTGACGATTTGATTCCTTTACCGAATACCAAAGAGAGAATCAAAAAATCTATTGAAAGAACGACTCAGTGGGCTTATAGAAGTTTGGTTCATCATGTAAAAAAAGGCAAAAAAAATAATCTTTTCGCGATTATTCAAGGAGGGACGGATTTTGAATTTAGAAAAATAAGTGCCGAGAGTCTCGTATCGCTTGAATATGAGGGTCATACTTTTGACGGGTTTGCAATCGGTGGACTTAGTGTAGGAGAAGAAAATCAACTGATGTATGATACGATAGAAGCCACGACTCCTTATATGCCTGAGGATAAGCCGAGATATTTAATGGGAGTGGGTACGCCTGAGGATATAATCGAGGCGATTGATAGGGGAGTTGATATGTTTGATTGCGTAATGCCAACGCGAAATGCCAGAAACGGGTATCTGTTTACATCATTTGGGACATTAAGAATCAAAAATGCACAATATAAACTTGACGACTCTCCGATAGACCCGGAATGTGATTGTTATACTTGTAAAAATTTCAGCAGAGCATATTTGAATCATCTGTTTAAAGCAAAAGAACTTACTTATTTCAGACTTGCAAGCATTCACAATCTTCATTATTATCTGAATTTAGTAAAAAAAGCGAGAAAAGCGATAATTGAAGGAAGATTTAAAGAATTTAAAAAAGAGTTTTACTCTAAACGTCAATAA
- a CDS encoding PilZ domain-containing protein has protein sequence MSKNRFYKENFSAFIKENEKFFKTVESKFTHNFLELLKKKNPNIPITSQLKNEIENLYKSLFLEDYSSQNFKLNAIFILKERNVDIEDILNKVFLLLANAFIKYTLKEKNAIAKLKKLTSLFEFYIEYLIFHVNEEEFFTYHLPKELKEYYLTNKVLNLFNVYKGVPITHKTTILTLNEDRGYIEVEANSYQIIAAKFQKEIYLLEPTTNTTFKAYIDYVYPQRKVLKLTNIEKIQRNTPKRNYIRVQPSTDINVKIKKHKDIFTTKMYDISLKGMAVISDEKTVDIGDFVKLEFILEGYFFEMTAEVRSITKLNDSFRFHFYFEPTPSQERILEKYITKREKEIIKELHKYLKAEFIDV, from the coding sequence ATGAGCAAAAACAGATTCTATAAAGAAAATTTTTCGGCTTTTATAAAAGAAAATGAAAAATTTTTTAAAACAGTAGAGTCAAAATTTACACACAATTTTTTAGAGTTGCTAAAGAAAAAAAATCCTAACATACCTATTACTTCTCAACTTAAAAACGAAATAGAAAATCTTTATAAAAGCCTCTTTTTGGAGGATTATTCATCTCAAAATTTCAAACTAAACGCTATTTTTATCTTAAAAGAGAGAAACGTAGATATCGAAGATATCCTTAATAAGGTCTTTTTACTTCTTGCAAACGCATTCATCAAATACACCCTAAAAGAAAAAAACGCAATTGCAAAATTAAAAAAACTCACTTCACTATTTGAATTTTATATCGAATATCTGATTTTCCACGTAAACGAAGAGGAGTTTTTCACTTATCATCTGCCAAAAGAGTTGAAAGAATACTATCTAACAAACAAAGTTTTAAATCTTTTTAACGTTTATAAAGGCGTACCTATCACTCATAAAACCACGATTTTAACACTCAACGAAGATAGAGGATATATTGAAGTAGAGGCCAATTCTTATCAAATAATAGCGGCTAAATTCCAAAAAGAAATTTATCTTTTAGAGCCGACTACCAATACGACTTTTAAAGCGTATATCGATTATGTATATCCTCAAAGAAAAGTACTAAAGCTCACAAACATCGAAAAAATCCAAAGAAACACCCCGAAAAGAAACTACATCAGAGTACAACCCTCAACTGACATCAACGTCAAAATCAAAAAACACAAAGATATATTCACAACGAAAATGTATGATATCTCCCTAAAAGGTATGGCGGTTATAAGTGATGAAAAAACGGTGGATATCGGGGATTTCGTAAAACTTGAATTTATTCTTGAAGGATATTTTTTCGAAATGACCGCAGAAGTTCGCTCAATCACCAAACTAAACGACTCTTTTAGATTTCATTTTTATTTCGAACCTACCCCGAGCCAAGAGAGAATTCTTGAAAAATACATAACCAAACGAGAAAAAGAGATAATAAAAGAGCTCCATAAATATTTAAAAGCCGAATTTATTGACGTTTAG